atgtatcaaaactaatatttgaacaCGATACATTGTACATGTTAAAATTGTAATGCATCATAAAGttgaaacaaaagaattatacattaatttgagAATCAAAATCGActtgataaattaaaaagatgaacaaaaaaaatataaaaaaaataaacaatctGATTTGccgaaagcaaaaaaaataaaaaaataataaagaaatcatTCTACACTTTGTCCTTTAATATATATCAACTCCATAgctttttttcactttcaacaatGGTGTCGCCCATGGATCTCGACCCAAAGCTCTTACCAGAAAACTAAAGTGATGAAAATCGATGAACCGGAGATCTACTTCTTGAATAACTTGAAATTGATGAACTggaaagagaaaagatttgaaattcaaaaatggagTAATGGAGATAGCGATTATACATGAAGTGTTTTGAGGCGTgaaaaaatgaacataaattgtgGGAATAAATGTTACTAGTGATGTATTTGGAAAAGTGAGAGAATACGAGGAAAAGAgggatttatgtaatttttgaaACGGtagaaattttaagaaaataaggtTAAAATAGGTGTGTATTCAGAtgatttttacaaaaaaaaatatcggCCCATCCAAAACAGCACATGAAACCCACTCATTTGAAGCCCAAAAACCAAACCTGATAGCCCATCTCCTAATGTTAAAACAAATCATGGATTGAGGCGAACATCTTTATTTATTGAGCTAATTTTAGAAgtataaatttcatatatgacatatattatattaatattttcaagttatagcaATAGATTtaaactttcaagttgtaacatTAAATATTTCAGGTTCtaacaatttattaaaaaaaaattgtttttaataattgaaaacatttgttttaaaaaaaagaaaaagataaaaaaaacaaaaaaaaacattttttaaggCAAAAAGGTAAAAAACAGAAATAGgggtgttaatttaatttgaattgagtgtAGATAATTACTAATTAGCACGAATTAAGGAATTCAAACTTATTAAGAATATTtagtttccttaattcactcaaattagttaaacttaattaaaattctgattttatccttttttttgttcaacgtttctctctcttcaattttctgCCAAAAATCTTCTCACTGTtgaggaattgaagttttttttttctttgaaaatttttgattttgttgtgatggacaactacgtatcaatattaattaaatatggtGAAAGATTGGaagatgggatccttcaggttagtatttattattgtttagtgATTGGtcaaaatttgtttttgttaatttttgttcataatatgtttttgttaatttttgttcataatacgtttttgttaattttgttcataatacgtTTTGGTaagcttctttttctttgttatttgattaatttgtaTACTGTCAAAATCATGATTTCGTGAGAAATAGGCGCATTATATGAAAGATTTGAGTATAaatgtttaaaatataaatagttttattGTTATAGATTAAGTAGGTATAGTAAAATTGTAATATTGATTACTGTTTTCTTTTTtcgaaaatataaattaaatgtaaAATGTTGAATGAATTTGGTAGTATAAATGTAATGAAATTGGTATGAAAGTGTGTTCACTAATGtgtaaaaaagttatttagatttttgaagaaatgtatgaaaagtGTTTTAATTTGgtgtgaaatttgaaattttattgattatatatgttttgtcatttgtgtataaatttgtgtgagAGTAATGAATTATTTGGTAtgagaaatgtataaaattggtatgaatgatgattgttgtatgaaatgtgtattaagtgagtatgaaatgtgaaatattattttttgtatgaaatttattttgtagtgtactgtctgaatgatatttgtatgaaaaaataatgacgagtgtgtataattttgttgttattataatcAATTTATGATGGAACAGGAAAATATGCATTTCAAAAAGTGGCGGAGCataaattgatacaaaaaaaatattgtttcagtgcatattatcatattatatatagttttgtaattttttttgtacttttgtaTCCTATAATACTAACACAATAATTTATGATGGAACAGgaaaatatgcaattcaaaaaGTGTTCGAGCATAAATTATTGTTTTCTGGTTCAAAAGAATTGTAGGGAGACCACAACATGAACGTTGGAAAGGATTTGCTGATGTGAAATGCAAGAGGTCTAAGGTTACGTGCAGTACATGTCATCGGGAGGGACACAACAAgaagacatgttcaaattaccttgctggaaaaaaaaaggcatttatttttcttttgttttggttGTTTTAATGTGACAAActcatgttttgatttattttgtcttttaaattaatgaattataatttcagaaCATTTATTATGTGTACTAGTTAATCATTTGTGTATTAAGTGTTTTTCAAATGTATAGTAAAAAAACTAGATAATGATGGTATGCAATTGATATCAACTGAAAATTCAAATCTtagtatgaaattggtatacatttggtatccaACTGATGTCCcaatgataaaattgaaaaaaaaaaacttgtaattgagatttcaactgaaATAGAAACTAGTTAATGTTGCATCTAAtttgtatacatttggtatcgAATTGATATCccattgaaaaaattgaaaaaagggcatgtaattgagatttcaaccgAATTAGACaacctaaaactagttaattttATACCCAATTGGTATACATTTAATATCTAATTGATATCCAAttggaaaaattgaataaaacatgtaattgagatttcaactaaattagtcaacctaaaactagttaatttgTACCCAATTGGTGTACACTTGGTATCGAACAGATATCCCAttggaaaaattgaataaaacatgtaattgagatttcaactaaattagtcaacctaaaactagttaatttgTACCCAATTGGTGTATACTTGGTATCGAACTGATATCCCattgaaaaaattgtaaaaaacatgtaattgaaaTCTCAAATGAATTTTTCAGCCTACCAACAATATTCATGTTTCATTCCGATACCAACTTCATTTTATAAGtagttataaattaattattttacataatttatacaaaaattaaatcattttcatatcAACATTCATAcactatatataaaattcagTTCAGACCaatattattcatgtttcattCCATATTcatgtacataaattttaataaaacaatataccatatttgaaaaaaaattcacactAATATTATTCAAACATCATACCAGATTTCATGTGCACTGTGGCATTTAAGAAACGACACTAAAATCAACTAATTAGGCTACTGATATCAAACCAATTTCATACCAATATCAAATAACACTTCATACCAGTTGAATACCAACATTCCATCACATTTCATACAAtattcatatatcatatattaatgTCATATTCATACTTTTCACATCAATATAAGTTTCGTAACAACAATAATcataatacaatatttttaatacaaaaaatactaaattgaataattcaaaaataaattaaataaaatacttatcCTAACcacttttttgcctttttttgaaattgggaTTTCTGAGTCCTCCTTCcttgttgttcttcttgttgattGGTTTTAAAGACTGACCAATTTCGACATTTGttgcttttttgtttttttctttttaatctcaCTTACGAAATCTGAATCCGAATCCAAAACAGAATGAGTCGCTTCTACAATTTTCACCttcctcttttttctctttttgatttGCATGACTAACTGTTTTCTTTGCTTGACTAATCTTCGACTGAGTAGAAGCATCTTTTACCGAAATTTCATTATTTGTTGGCATTACATCACTTATCTCTAGTTCAAGAGCAAAAACCTTGGCCAACGCCTCTTCTCAAGCTGCTTGCTACCGACAACAAAAGAGTTGATAGAGAGaacaaaagaatagaaaaagaaaattagaattCATATCTGACATTCTTTCCTgcacatataatttttaaatcatgtgctaattttaaaacaaatacaaatCCACTTCTAGTGGGGCACAAGTAAGCATTCGCTTCTTCCAATTatcaaacataacaaaaaattcatacagaaagaaaaatatgttatcttatttttttccttccacATCCATGGAGCCCAATAGTGATCTgctgattttctttttcaatgaAGAAGACGAATGTTGAAGATggtgagagagaaaaaattagTTCTATGTAAAAGAGGAACGTGGGGGTGGGAGTGTgaaaactggaaaaaaaatctctaaaatGGTGTAAGAGATAATGACAATTGATTCTCTATTAATGTTATCCCTAAAATGGTGTAAGAGATAATGACAATTGATTATCTTATTTCTCTTATTAATTGTAaggtaattataaaaataataactaattaattaaattaaataaattaaattatagatTAAAACTAATCTGTTAATACttgtaattaaactgttataagtagtaatataaaaaaagtacatCTAAAGGTTGTAATATTAAGCCTTAAATAGATATGTGGGGTGAATTTTCCATTTTAGAAATAgtgaacataataaatataataaggtTCTATAGCCATAGTTTCGATAATtcgctccatagctatagtttcgtTTGCTATGGAGGttgcgaatatacaaatagaataagtatatacaaattttgtatttttacatttatgaatttttcaaaactccttttgtatatttcacttgccaatatacaaacaaggtAGGTTATTgtgaatttttcataatttatatacaaattgctagggtaaacatatacaatattctggatttatacaattaggaactgaattatacaaattctggatttatataaatcatgtgaattatacaaatcaaacaaataacaaGAATTGTGAAAACTGTAGCCACgaattacaattttcttaaattgtaGCTATAGTATCTAATATAGGCTAAATGTTTCTTATTCTGCataattttcccttattttGTACCCCAAACCCCGACCATGGGCCGATCCAAAGCCAATACCCAAATGCATAAATATTTAATGGGCTGGGTCGGCTTGGACAAGCCCACTTGACAGGTTTACAATGACTTCTATCAATCTTAAATCTTAATTTCTTCCTCCTAAAACTGGTGGCATATGTCTATTACCATTAATTAAGTTACtaaatcttattaatttatttatacaaatcgTGTATTAATTAGCGTATAGCAAGataattagaattttaaaaattgacgTGCACAGAATTAGAGGGTGTGTTCGGTAATgaataaatattgttttttttttaaaaaaaaacaattgaaaaatattttttaagaaaataaattagtttaatttagATAAATACTATGTGAGGTTGAATGGTGGGGAGGACATAATTAGGAATTTCAttaatgaaacttttttttttccatattttgattaggaaagtcattttattcatttttgtagAGCTTGtttgttttagaaaaaaacttttattcatACCAATTACCGAATACATGCTATAAACGGTGCAACTTTAGAAATATCCCAAAAATATTATGGTTAAATATTTCCCAAGGACAAATATATTACCTACTAAATCTTATTTTCGCCCAAATAACATCATTTACACttataataatcataaataaatcttgaATAGAGtgttttgttcttcttctttttgttttctaaaagatatatattatatttaaattaaaagctAATTATATAAAGAGAATTATGACTCGAAAAAATAGCTAACAACATTAGCATCTGAATTAAGGGGTATCCTCTTGAGAtactttttattgattttcgaTTTATCGATTTTGGTCCTGGTTCGATTTTTggtttaactaataaaaaaatatttatcaaacaaatagtaagatgttaagattaatatttaataattatgtaaGGGTAAAAGTAGTAAATTGCTATAAATCTTAATGGGTTaggtttacccaataacccaatagtaAAAATCAATACTGAACtgataaaacattaaaaaataattaacccAATAACTCAATAGCAATAAATCAGTAATACCTTTTTTGGATCAGTTCAATTTTTGCACACCCATATATTAAGAAGacattataaaaaatgatatacaATGAAATTAGTATTAAAAATTAAGAGATTTACATCGTAATGATGAACAAAATAAATAGCTTATTTATCGAAGAGATCCTCGCAATAATAGAATATTtagttattcaaaataaaaatagaatgatTGATGTCACGACATTCCTCTATGCTTGCTGACTATGTCTCTGTGTGTTGTATATAATATaagttcatttttaattgtcataattttctttttttagagttcaatattaataattttgactaatattttatgtatttttttgtcatatgaatatgcaaaaaattgaagtttatagtacttttcgtatagtttttgaatatctgattttttttatttaaaatattgaattaatttaatgtaatttaactttaaaaattagtcaaattgactgtaaaatgacaattaaaagtgaacaaaatgagtataatttattactattaatataaaattgacaATAGCTATCAAATGTTACTCTAAACTGTAAAACAGCCGTTTTTCAtttctaaattatatataaatatattttaatacttGTTTCCATagttcatttttaatatatttcagTCTAGTGTGAATAGAATCTGATTTTGGCCAAGTCTAAGCATGTTTCAACGCgctttgaataatttttatttctgcAAAAAAAATATCTCCGTTTAATAATTTTGTACGACACATTTCCACTGAATTATATCCACGTAATCATATTTTTAATCTATACTCACGTAATCAACTACTTTTATTTTCGTAACAAAGTTTATGTATTCggtatataataatattaaacacTTACTATAAATAatgtatcaactttttttaaataaaaagtatatatatatatataataacgtATGAGAGCTGATTTTTACatcattatataaaattatgtttcgtTTCGTTTCCTatgaatttcaataaaaaaaattatttaaaataatcaaattttaattgaaTGATgttatttgtcaaaaaatttactaatatattataaaatttatttgtggTTTTCAAGCTTTTAAAAACTTTAACTATGgagtttttagttatttttttgtcaCTTTAATTTTCATCCAGCAAAATGTTTCAACCTGCGGTGATAAACATGAATATCACTTTCAAATTAATCTTTaagcattaaaaaaattgaaaatcataatCACAAGTTTTTTTACACGGATTATCCCTATTTTGggatagtttttttattttattttttgcctCTTTAAATTGCGATCTTTAATTTTCGTCTCTATTACtcatttagggtgtgtttggtatgaaggaaaatgttttNNNNNNNNNNNNNNNNNNNNNNNNNNNNNNNNNNNNNNNNNNNNNNNNNNNNNNNNNNNNNNNNNNNNNNNNNNNNNNNNNNNNNNNNNNNNNNNNNNNNNNNNNNNNNNNNNNNNNNNNNNNNNNNNNNNNNNNNNNNNNNNNNNNNNNNNNNNNNNNNNNNNNNNNNNNNNNNNNNNNNNNNNNNNNNNNNNNNNNNNNNNNNNNNNNNNNNNNNNNNNNNNNNNNNNNNNNNNNNNNNNNNNNNNNNNNNNNNNNNNNNNNNNNNNNNNNNNNNNNNNNNNNNNNNNNNNNNNNNNNNNNNNNNNNNNNNNNNNNNNNNNNNNNNNNNNNNNNNNNNNNNNNNNNNNNNNNNNNNNNNNNNNNNNNNNNNNNNNNNNNNNNNNNNNNNNNNNNNNNNNNNNNNNNNNNNNNNNNNNNNgtaataaataaaaaattgaaattagaaatatcttttaaaaataacttttaatatatttttgggaggggtggtggtagggggtgggggtaggggtgagggtggggtaaaaatattgaatttaaaaacaaactttttttttttttggggtggtggtggtggttggGGGATTGGTTTgagtgtagggacaaaataaattgatttttcaacaatttttttttaattggaagttggaagagagttttggaaaatgttttccttaagttttgaagggaagtcattttccataaatttgagaaaaatgaattgatttgaaaaacatttaacccaaccaaacatgagaaaaatgttttccttcataccaaacacacccttaatgaAAATTTGAGGACTAGAACATCCTTACCTATTATCTAATTTTAATGGGAAaaactttttagaaaatatttatccTGAGGCATAAGTTTTGTAGTAACTAATTTGCAATgctaaacttttaaaaaggttTTGCCTTGAAAcgtaatttttattattgaacttATGTTCTATGGTATAACTTGTACGGTTATACCAAAAATTAAAGAGCATTCCAAATAAAGTCATTTATGCCAATGACCCAAATctcttctttcttattttattgGTAAATGACATTTGTTATGTGTTTATAGAAAATGACAAAACCATGATGTCTAGGCAACCAAATTGATTACAATTTCTGAGAAATAGACAACACAATCTTGACAAGAAACCATTTAAAATCGATTAGCCATCCATTAGTTAAAAATCCCCTCCTCCTCtgtatctattcaactccaatCTCATCTCATCAAATGATTATGACCGCTAACTTATTATCTACACTTGGAATCATGATTTGTATTCATATAAgttcaaagtttaaatatatTGCTAAATAAGAATATTGTATAGTGACCAACATGGGTTACGTTGTAGTGCACTTATGagagtgtttcacccttaatcagaggtctcgaGTTTTGAGTCCTGGGTATGGAAAAAGACaccaaatgagaaaaaaaaagggtataTTATATAGTGGAAAGGGCTAATTTTTCATCCTACATGGGACATGCCACCAAAATTTGTGAGTCATCTTAATTAAAATTCACTTGCTGCTTAAGGCTAATCTAGTCCTAAAAGAAGCATATTATTTGGTGGTACATTTACTCTCTAAGGGTATTCAAGGTGATTAgcatcaaacttaaattttagaaaaagataTCACGCTTTTTATGATCTGTTGTGACATGCGATATGAATGATATAGCGTTGAAGTTTTATTTTGACATGTAACTTAAAATTcgtaagtattattttttttcataaacatgaAAATCTTAGAAGTTGTGAACACTAtaaaaaaatttccaattcttatacaatcttaccaaatgtgcaaaacataattcataaacaaGATATCAAAATATCCTTATAATCACCACATTGATAAACTACATATCTATTGGAAAGCTATTGCAAGTCATTTCAATCCATTGAGAGACATTTTCAATCTCTTTGTgctaaattatgatttaaaaaacTACCATACATTTTTAACCCGCAAGGGATACCTTTTTTAACTCGTCAGGGCTATCCATTTTAACCCATCAAGGCTACCTTTTCAACCCGTGCTTTTTTCAACGCACATGCTTTTCTAAAccaatttttaaccaaaaatagTGGCAAACAACAGTCTCTCTTTGAATGTCACAAAAAATTTCACAgatgaaaactatcaaatttggtctatatatatatatatatatatttgatgacaagggaaacccgcagccgctaccctttgggtgcgcacaaggtaaaacgctcctatgcaatagttCGCAAACCAcgtaggagaggtaacccgcactagacTACAACTTCAATATGGTATTACCGAATACCATATCAAACTGAAATTTAATGTACCGATTATCGAATCACCGAAccgaaatttaaattttgatatttggtaTCTGCTTTTAACTATCAATTACTGAAGTCAAAATTTGATAATCCCAAACCGAATACCGAACACCCACCCTTCctctgtccctatttacttgtccaattttgacttgatacacatattaagaaaataataattgacatggtgtgtaccattttacccttttaatTGCAAAGaagttttacctttttcaaaaacattaactctctaaataaattgagagtataaaaaataaaaaatattgtattttcttaatttgtcaaaattagACAAGTTATTAGGGACAAAGAAAgtataaaaatgaatataataaactctctcacttttataaattaaacaagtaaacaTTGATCATCTATTTTTAGcaacaaataaatatgaaatggagggagtagtaatCTTGGAAAGCAATATATTTCAGTCAGATTCCATAGGTTCTTAGTTTAAGCtctcctattttattttttcaaaagtagcCCTAGACAGATTTTCTTCTAGGAAACAAGAATTGACATTTAGGaattaaaatatgttaatcTTGCCCCAATAATCAATTAGCCCAGCCAGTATCTGACATCAGTTGAAAGTGATTTCCCACTGCTTACTGtcctttttttcaaatatatattgtcAGAAAGATTCATACAACAAACTTTAGTTTATCCTCACTCTATTATATTTACAAGGGTACTAAACAATTCGTACTTCAAAAGATGTTGAATATCAGCCCCTTTAAATTAACCACTTCCAAGAATGTTCCATTGCTGCTATGACCATCCTTAACCCATAGAATAACACACATATGGATGCAATGCAAACATTCTACTCTCTCTGTTCCAGTTTATTTGATATAGTTTGACTtgatatagttttaaaaaagaaaaaacaaacttttaaaacttgtaatttaaaataagtcatgtTTGTGTGAGTATCAACAGtaaaattgttactaaatactATGTGTTcattaaaactgactaaaaaggaagaTGATTATGATGTACACCAAACAAGAAGAAAGATAGTTACATGTAATTGACAATAAGTAAAAGAAGAGAAATTTATGTTTTTGCcaagtcaatttttttctatcaATCTCTAATTCAAGTATgaaatacaatgtttgtttgCAATTTCAGTGTATGCTATTGGTCCTAGAAAGcaacattttcatcaatttgCACAAAGAACTATCCACTTGGACTaactttaattaagaaaaacaaatgtgaaaatgtaATAATAACTTGAAAGAATTACAACACATAAAAGTTTTAACTCCTTTCATTAAAGGAGAGAAGTACCAGCATGGTTATGGTGCAGAAGATTATGAGCAATGGCATCCCTTGCAAGCCTAGCATTGGTTGATCTCAATTGAATCTCTGGAACCATTTCATCATCAATGAGCTCGAAATTGAGTTCTGGATCCATTTCCTCATTCCTCATCTGGCAAATATTATGCAACACGCAGCACGCCCCTAGCACCACTGGCAAATCTTGAAGTTTCACTTCTGTTCTTTTCTGCAAACAAGACCATCTCCTTTTCAATCTCACAAACGCCTCCTTGGCGACCCGTTGAACCTCACCAATCTTCTCATTGAAAGCATGTTGAGTCCAAGTCAGCTGCTGCTGTGTATAAGGCACTAAAATCCAATCCATTAAAGGGTATCCAGAACTCCCAACAATCCAAACATTGTTCAGTAACCCTGTATTCGCCCTCTGGAAAAGCGCGGATTTCTCCAGTACCTGATCATCAGGCATGGAACCAGGCCAACCGATACACACATCAGTAAACACCCCTCTTGGATCAACCACACCTTGGACTGTAATCGAATACGATGTCTTCTGATTCCTCTCTGTATGCCTCTTATTAAAATAAGCTGCAACACTAATTTTGGGAGCAATTATAGGTATATGAGTTGTATACATTGATCCCACAACATTAGTGATCCCTGACATATCCTCATACTCATCCTTTAtatccttcattttcttttcatcAGGCCATTGAAGATACTTAGGCATCAACACAGTCCTAATTGCAGTACAAACCTCTAGCACAAGCTTATGGCAAGTCGAAATCCCCAATCCAAATCTCTTCGAAACCAATCTCAAAGGCTCTCCAGTAGCCAATCTCCATATACAAACAGCAACACGCTGCTTCACAGGTACAGCATCTCTTAGCATAGTATTCTCTTTCGCAACCACAGAACTCAATTCATTACATATCAATTCAAACGTATCTTTCCCCATTCGAAACGCTTTCTTAAACTCCTCTTCAGGGAAATCAGGACTGTTACATAGATCCCACCAAGCTTTTGATCTATTCTTCACCCACAATCGCCTATGAGGCGCACCTTTTTCACTAGATTTATTACTCGAAACGACTTCTTCCTCTGCAAGGGCACAAGTAGCAGAAGCAGTAGCAGTAACAGCAGCAGAATTTCCTCTCCCTTTCCGTTTTCGAACACCATCTAACTGTTCTAAGTCAGAATGATGCTGTTGAACATTTGAATAATAATCCCACATCACCTTAGTTGTTTTCTTATGATTCGCTTCAAATAAGTGtttgttctcttcttcttcctttgcaaATTCCTCTTGTTCAGACTTTTCTTGTTCTTCAAGTAACAACAAAGATGTTAATATCTGTTTCAACTCCTTTGTTTTCACAGCCCCTTGATTTTCCGACCCAAAATCATCATTATTTTCAGCTCCGCCAGTAGTACTATTAGTTGGGGTTTCTTTCCTTCTTCTACGGCGTTTATTGGGTACACtgttatgattcatgatttgAGAGGAAGATATTTAGAATTTTCTGG
This genomic stretch from Solanum stenotomum isolate F172 chromosome 10, ASM1918654v1, whole genome shotgun sequence harbors:
- the LOC125841212 gene encoding protein ALP1-like; protein product: MNHNSVPNKRRRRRKETPTNSTTGGAENNDDFGSENQGAVKTKELKQILTSLLLLEEQEKSEQEEFAKEEEENKHLFEANHKKTTKVMWDYYSNVQQHHSDLEQLDGVRKRKGRGNSAAVTATASATCALAEEEVVSSNKSSEKGAPHRRLWVKNRSKAWWDLCNSPDFPEEEFKKAFRMGKDTFELICNELSSVVAKENTMLRDAVPVKQRVAVCIWRLATGEPLRLVSKRFGLGISTCHKLVLEVCTAIRTVLMPKYLQWPDEKKMKDIKDEYEDMSGITNVVGSMYTTHIPIIAPKISVAAYFNKRHTERNQKTSYSITVQGVVDPRGVFTDVCIGWPGSMPDDQVLEKSALFQRANTGLLNNVWIVGSSGYPLMDWILVPYTQQQLTWTQHAFNEKIGEVQRVAKEAFVRLKRRWSCLQKRTEVKLQDLPVVLGACCVLHNICQMRNEEMDPELNFELIDDEMVPEIQLRSTNARLARDAIAHNLLHHNHAGTSLL